A genome region from Purpureocillium takamizusanense chromosome 8, complete sequence includes the following:
- a CDS encoding uncharacterized protein (COG:S~EggNog:ENOG503P41G) — translation MAASSSQSSLPQGFSVFQPSLGAQLQFFPALGSQQLDDMIGAFIPGPASIKDKRATITVDFLEYAHMTGQNFKFYPVMAASPAAESPAAVSPSLDSASSSFNVSPITSSWDWSAAASTTSHSSTTQRRRHSSKAASPPSRHQTATDFSSLPGMKILTKDGRDVTNSASRGSKTKEQRDHAHLMRIIKACDSCRRKKIRCDPSHKKRGAAQPQPVAAAIAKPAKKQKMATQEAPPPTAPQIQVGDIPDPYAMLLDEPSFPSFDLDSSLDFTALESLDTAAAWDEFVQFPPMETVPDYDFFLDPDNYFSQSSSASSSASPGKVLTPPQSQDVNATPGSDLNYSEPGAPPGGDVGLYEPNAPPGGDVDGYDSQQSRSPQYPFLDQPGSAGSDYADFNLYSPESTFSEDERMLPIGNSTSSLPNLNEPLMSQCPPPNGVTSGEDVDDWEAIARQFNTSTDNIGGMPYYDPGLSVGRDEGVLATSVPANSNASDSVGGRVLICCPPGTVVMAEDGSDTRVLDSVSTSLNVSGLTSTSSELAASESPALVQSVADAAVSASDERGSESPALSRSAASAALIASARRRSEHPAAISTQDHVAASTSGAGREDQFPLIDQHVDDPVQRLRLRPTMAAVDGETLFADGDPVFTIPSGLTGLASITESSVHPGQSRDVASRDSPVRLHAVEVAAAESPGDVSSGEQDVTGAPQTVLSGPGRHQAYRVNHAHNRGPDGAHGSSLLYGQAVASSTVSSTMDTAVQSSTESMGLAINHSRVAMSQATYAARVSASAPVEVVGDSQTAASIDSSQPASGNTAVAVAAVSAFVQYMCCVMASQQPSTTGDSSKQSSRAARGAVSRPRISDRTRAMVRSQVTRLTPTGAAMGIAVVG, via the exons ATGGCGGCCTCCAGCTCCCAATCCAGTCTTCCCCAGGGCTTTTCCGTCTTCCAGCCATCGCTCGGTGCTCAGCTGCAGTTCTTCCCCGCCCTTGGGTCGCAGCAGCTCGATGACATGATCGGCGCCTTCATCCCGGGTCCTGCCTCGATCAAGGACAAGcgcgccaccatcaccgtcgactTCCTCGAGTACGCGCACATGACCGGCCAAAACTTCAAGTTCTaccccgtcatggccgcgtccCCCGCTGCCGAGTCGCCTGCCGCTGTCAGCCCCTCGCTCGACTCCGCGAGCTCGTCCTTCAACGTCTCTCCCATCACATCCAGCTGGGACTGGAGCGCAGCTGCCTCCACAACCTCACACTCGTCCACcacgcagcgccggcggcattCCTCCAAGGCGGCAAGCCCTCCCTCGAGGCATCAGACCGCCACCGACTTCTCCAGCCTGCCCGGCATGAAGATCCTCACCAAGGACGGTCGCGATGTGACAAATTCGGCCTCCCGCGGATCCAAGACCAAGGAGCAGCGTGACCACGCCCACCTCATGCGCATCATCAAGGCCTGCGACAGCTGTCGCCGCAAGAAGATCCGCTGCGATCCCAGCCACAAGAagcgaggagctgcccagCCGCAACCAGTCGCTGCGGCCATCGCGAAGCCGGCCAAGAAGCAAAAGATGGCAACGCAAGAAGCACCTCCGCCTACAGCTCCACAAATACAGGTTGGCGATATTCCCGATCCTTATGCCATGCTTCTGGACGAGCCTTCGTTCCCGTCCTTTGACCTCGACTCATCGCTTGATTTCACCGCGCTCGAGTCGCTCGATACCGCTGCGGCCTGGGATGAGTTTGTGCAGTTCCCTCCGATGGAGACTGTGCCCGACTACGacttcttcctcgacccAGATAACTATTTCTCTCAGTCCTCTTctgcgtcctcgtcggcgtctccCGGCAAGGTGCTCACGCCGCCGCAATCACAAGATGTCAACGCCACCCCAGGTAGTGATCTGAACTACTCCGAACCTGGAGCGCCACCTGgtggcgacgtcggcctgTATGAACCGAATGCACCTcctggcggcgatgtcgacggctATGATTCCCAGCAGTCGAGGTCTCCTCAGTACCCCTTCCTTGACCAACCCGGTTCCGCGGGCAGCGACTACGCCGACTTCAACTTGTACTCGCCCGAGTCCACCTTCTCCGAAGATGAGCGCATGCTGCCGATTGGCAACTCGACGTCAAGTCTGCCCAATCTCAACGAACCACTGATGTCTCAATGCCCGCCACCGAACGGTGTCACCAGCGGCGAAGATGTGGACGATTGGGAGGCAATTGCTCGCCAATTCAATACCTCCACCGACAACATCGGCGGCATGCCTTACTACGATCCGGGTCTGAGTGTGGGTAGGGACGAGGGCGTCCTTGCCACCTCTGTTCCTGCCAACTCCAACGCATCTGATTcagtcggcggccgcgtgctgatctgctgcccgccgggcacggtcgtcatggccgaggacggctcTGATACCCGCGTCCTGGATAGC GTATCAACTAGTCTCAATGTCTCTGGCTTGACCTCGACTAGCTCCGAGCTGGCTGCAAGT GAATCGCCAGCACTTGTTCAGTCCGTCGCGGATGCGGCAGTCTCTGCCTccgacgagcgcggcagT GAATCGCCAGCACTCTCTCGatccgccgcgagcgcggcaCTCATTGCCTCTGCCAGGCGTCGCAGT GAACACCCAGCTGCGATTTCCACTCAAGATCATGTGGCTGCATCAACCTCAGGTGCTGGCCGGGAGGATCAGTTCCCTCTAATC GATCAACATGTGGACGATCCTGTACAGCGACTACGCCTGCGCCCGACCATGGCTGCCGTGGACGGGGAAACTCTTTTCGCCGATGGCGACCCCGTCTTCACCATACCCAGCGGCTTAACCGGCCTGGCATCGATAACCGAGTCTTCGGTTCATCCTGGCCAAAGCCGGGACGTTGCGTCTCGCGACTCGCCTGTCCGTCTTCACGCTGTAGAggtcgctgctgcggaaTCTCCCGGCGATGTCTCTTCTGGCGAACAGGACGTAACCGGGGCCCCTCAGACTGTCCTGAGCGGCCCTGGACGCCACCAGGCGTACCGCGTCAATCATGCGCACAACCGTGGTCCCGATGGGGCTCATGGTTCCAGCCTGCTGTacggccaggccgtcgcATCGAGCACCGTGTCGTCTACTATGGACACGGCTGTTCAGTCAAGCACCGAGTCGATGGGTCTCGCCATCAACCACTCTCGCGTGGCCATGTCACAGGCCACATATGCCGCCCGCGTGTCGGCGAGCGCTCctgtcgaggtcgtcggcgactCTCAAACCGCCGCGTCCATCGACTCGAGCCAGCCCGCGTCCGGCAACACCGCCGTTGCAGTTGCCGCCGTGTCTGCGTTTGTGCAGTACATGTGCTGCGTGATGGCCTCTCAACAGCCATCGACTACTGGCGATTCATCCAAGCAATCATCACGcgctgcgcgcggcgccgtgtctCGGCCGAGGATATCGGACCGTACCCGCGCCATGGTCCGAAGCCAGGTAACGCGACTCACACCGACGGGTGCTGCcatgggcatcgccgtcgtcggatAG
- a CDS encoding uncharacterized protein (SECRETED:SignalP(1-18~SECRETED:cutsite=ASA-LR~SECRETED:prob=0.2464)~EggNog:ENOG503PD63) — MAPKPLLSAASALAAASALRTDGQTAHLIQGTEDKPIQLGQTQIFVVQFAGGDVWAVRIAVHQDSTLSPDSVSDLVQQEAATIAKLNEAGFRWAPKLVGAVPSFDNPLSYPYMVVSWLPGAALEWSPSALADEQRHRILCQLAEIQLELAQCTIETSTEALAQQHLVGIVGSKVSRVMNGTLPEVDLRSCFVLRALLRKAVCMESPLLALTHSNLAAHKIIVDADCNITGIVDWKLACVRPLEVTLQFPRLLAVEPDEADASPTENPSVASIQRPPELATDRQVFLSRLSSISSRESPLSSLAATMNTILSDPNVDWKHLIIQSCFSRGIHRWMSERSWLVEGLERDVVLTVHDQAGQVVRAEIDDLVRSEPDWGFTREELLQSL; from the exons ATGGCCCCCAAGCCGTTGCTTTCTGCTGccagcgccctcgccgctgcctccgCGCTACGAACCGACGGGCAAACCGCCCACCTCATCCAAGGCACAGAAGACAAGCCCATCCAGTTGGGCCAGACTCAGATCTTCGTCGTGCAGTTCGCCGGAGGCGACGTCTGGGCCGTCCGCATTGCCGTCCATCAGGACAGCACCCTGTCGCCTGACTCCGTCTCGGATTTGGTCCAACAAgaggccgccaccatcgccaagcTCAATGAAGCTGGGTTCCGCTGGGCGCCAAAGCTTGTCGGCGCGGTGCCCAGCTTCGACAATCCTCTTAGTTATCCGTACATGGTCGTCAGCTGGCTACCGGGTGCCGCGTTAGAGTGGTCCCCGTCTGCGCTGGCTGATGAGCAGAGACACAGGATTCTTTGCCAGCTCGCAGAGATACAGCTGGAGCTGGCACAATGCACTATTGAAACGA GCACTGAAGCATTGGCCCAACAACACCTGGTGGGCATCGTTGGCAGCAAGGTCTCGCGCGTAATGAACGGAACGCTTCCTGAGGTGGACCTTCGCAGCTGCTTCGTCCTTCGAGCTCTGCTTCGAAAAGCTGTTTGTATGGAATCGCCACTCCTTGCGTTGACTCACAGCAACTTGGCCGCGCACAAGATAATCGTGGACGCCGATTGCAACATCACAGG AATTGTGGATTGGAAACTAGCCTGTGTCCGTCCACTTGAGGTGACCCTGCAGTTCCCGCGCCTGTTAGCCGTGGAACCAGACGAGGCGGATGCCTCGCCCACAGAAAACCCCTCCGTCGCATCTATCCAACGTCCTCCCGAGCTCGCGACTGACCGCCAAGTATTCTTGTCTCGCCTGTCCTCTATTTCTTCGCGAGAGTCGCCTCTTTCCTCTCTCGCTGCAACCATGAACACGATTCTCTCAGACCCCAACGTCGACTGGAAGCATCTCATTATACAGTCCTGCTTCAGCAGGGGCATCCATCGCTGGATGTCTGAGCGATCATGGctggtcgagggcctcgaacGAGATGTCGTGCTGACCGTCCACGACCAGGCAGGGCAAGTTGTCAGAGCCGAgatcgacgacctcgtccgcaGCGAACCTGACTGGGGGTTTACCCGTGAGGAACTCCTTCAAAGTTTGTAA
- a CDS encoding uncharacterized protein (EggNog:ENOG503P6DI): MAISLFWNEPASGVSRALDRLRSVSERPVTAIPFWQQQVPHLMAAYGTQTEAVKAIALCHEALAVALASFFVTNRVRGKDARYWRRCMNGNNQGHCAMFLEIDCAPANSGDAVTLVFNSGAGLSYFVMSLPKGMALGEKRDLIPAFQDQIFELITTNLPVDEISRASSVLTTSTHQDSMCVEPSENVPEGPASSIADVEEVPAPSNVDPDETLVPSSASVEQVATQPGAGAEAPVESNADSEAISGTDTAVPPNSDKDEKRLPSVATFAAGHEMLRRPPYHIIVRLGQYDVPEVHCSHPASADFIRQYLDQWYREDLARLEMATNGGSENVTAAAAEGGLMILLDAMDVTQHDRDYVSRVSLPVVILQMIETCLGYELHNSGENWWHFRRAVAFIEEEGLRDANVGPLAF; encoded by the exons ATGGCCATCTCGCTCTTTTGGAACGAGCCCGCGTCCGGTGTCTCCCGGGCactcgaccgcctccgctCCGTCTCTGAGCGCCCCGTCACCGCGATCCCCttctggcagcagcaggtcccGCACCTCATGGCCGCGTACGGCACCCAGACGGAGGcggtcaaggccatcgcGTTGTGCCACGAAGCactcgccgtggcgctcgccAGCTTCTTCGTCACCAACCGCGTGCGCGGAAAGGATGCCAGATACTGGCGTCGCTGCATGAACGGCAACAATCAGGGACATTGCGCCATGTTCTTGGAG ATCGACTGTGCCCCAGCCAACAGCGGTGATGCTGTCACCTTGGTCTTCAACTCTGGCGCTGGCCTTTCCTATTTTGTCATGTCACTTCCCAAGGGCATGGCCCtgggagagaagagagaTCTCATCCCTGCTTTCCAGGACCAGATCTTTGAGCTCATTACCACCAacctgcccgtcgacgagataAGCCGGGCGTCATCTGTTCTCACCACTAGCACCCACCAAGATAGCATGTGTGTCGAGCCCAGCGAGAACGTGCCTGAAGGACCCGCTTCGTCCATCGCAGACGTGGAGGAAGTGCCCGCTCCATCTAATGTCGATCCGGACGAAACACTCGTCCCATCCAGCGCGAGCGTCGAGCAAGTGGCCACTCAgccaggcgcgggcgcggaaGCACCTGTCGAGTCCAACGCGGACTCTGAGGCCATCTCCGGCACCGACACTGCCGTGCCTCCCAACTCAGACAAGGATGAAAAGCGCCTCCCGAGCGTAGCCACCTTTGCAGCTGGCCATGAGATGCTCCGTCGCCCCCCTTACCACATCATCGTTCGTCTCGGACAGTACGACGTCCCCGAGGTCCATTGCAGCCAcccggcctcggccgacttTATACGCCAGTACCTGGACCAGTGGTATCGCGAGGACTTGGCTCGGCTAGAG ATGGCGACCAACGGAGGCAGCGAGAatgtcaccgccgccgccgctgaagGCGGGCTCATGATCCTTttggacgccatggacgtcaCCCAGCACGACCGTGACTACGTCTCGCGCGTTTCgctccccgtcgtcatcctccaGATGATCGAGACGTGCCTCGGGTACGAGCTCCACAACAGCGGTGAAAACTGGTGGCACTTTCGTCGCGCCGTGGCCTTCATTGAAGAAGAGGGCCTTCGTGACGCAAACGTGGGACCTTTGGCTTTCTGA
- the TAD2 gene encoding tRNA(adenine34) deaminase (COG:F~EggNog:ENOG503P0YP) — protein sequence MARVGQQLAAAARRLFCLHTPGGDRDDEATRSSHNHKRDPVTHANADSSQTTTTAATTLLPSSSAPANHTTTPSTTITTTATSTAHAAAQSDPIQHQPHRSVTTAAGQSVDNDTMADYRDDDDHNKENAPPGASSSARRAPRGVADITPVLGELSLGKQGDDKLAPKVTRPLDNDPEAVRVREQNQFFINEALEMARLALRTNETPVGCVLVHEGKIIAKGMNATNVTRNGTRHAELMAISSLLSTPSPTGPKTTSLKPWIPPKPEEAEKDKKPAADGEAKVETKEPVDTAKAPVDIAKTPIDTAKPPVNTGKTPIDTANASADVDTENDANNADAPPDDAGGKKAPSVSSEQRRPDEGNEDGSKGHLYPYGQRFVGFERVDPKIISECVLYVTVEPCVMCASLLRQFGIKKVYFGAVNDKFGGTGGVFSIHANSLPVSEDGQTASAHPLPREPQSQLPDSSDTLGMSYPPGGGDGGNVEPGFEIEGGWGRDEAVGLLRRFYVQENGRAPVPRKKEGRAARLAAMMEKDGNVSSSTLGEGAAESPDGDAVGYESLGDSNKENEDHLGDDDIYEDDGDYLGMMAGGMARHNAGMGM from the exons ATGGCCCGCGTCGGCCaacagctggcggcggccgcccgtcgcctgtTCTGCCTGCACACGCCAGGTGGCGacagggacgacgaggccacgcGAAGCAGCCATAACCACAAACGGGACCCCGTCACGCATGCAAACGCCGACTCCTCGCAAACAacaaccaccgccgccaccacccttcttccctcctcgtccgccccaGCAAACCACACGACAACACCAtcaaccaccatcaccaccaccgcaacCAGCACCGCtcacgcagcagcacagaGCGATCCCATACAGCACCAGCCCCATCGAAGCGTGACGACCGCAGCGGGTCAGAGCGTAGACAacgacaccatggccgactaccgtgacgacgacgatcacAACAAGGAGAATGCGCCCCCCGGTGCTTCCTCTTCTGCCAGACGAGCCCCTCGCGGGGTGGCGGACATCACCCCCGTCCTGGGAGAGCTGAGCCTCGGAAAGCAAGGCGACGACAAGCTCGCGCCCAAGGTCACCCGACCTCTCGACAACGACCCTGAGGCTGTCCGCGTGCGCGAGCAGAACCAGTTCTTCATCAACGAGGCCCTCGAAATG GCCCGACTCGCCCTTCGCACCAACGAGACCCCCGTCGGGTGtgtcctcgtccacgaggGCAAGATCATCGCCAAGGGAATGAACGCCACCAACGTGACGCGCAACGGCACGCGCCATGCCGAGCTCATGGCCATCTCGTCGCTGCTCTCGACCCCGAGCCCTACTGGCCCCAAGACCACGTCTCTGAAGCCGTGGATCCCGCCTAAGCCGGAGGAGGCagagaaggacaagaagccggccgccgatggcgaggcaAAGGTTGAAACGAAGGAGCCTGTCGACACTGCAAAGGCACCTGTCGACATTGCAAAGACTCCCATCGATACTGCAAAGCCACCTGTCAACACTGGAAAGACTCCCATCGACACCGCGAATGCCTCTGCGGATGTTGACACTGAAAATGATGCCAATAACGCAGACGCGCCTCCTGACGACGCCGGAGGCAAAAAGGCGCCCTCCGTCTCGTCAGAGCAACGCCGACCCGACGAGGGCAACGAAGACGGCAGCAAGGGTCATCTCTACCCGTATGGACAGAGATTCGTCGGCTTTGAACGCGTCGATCCCAAGATTATTAGCGAGTGCGTTCTCTACGTGACCGTCGAGCCATGCGTCATGTGTGCGTCTCTCCTCCGCCAGTTCGGCATCAAAAAGGTATACTTTGGCGCCGTCAACGACAAGttcggcggcacgggcggtGTCTTCAGCATCCACGCCAACTCGCTCCCGGTCAGTGAGGACGGTCAGACCGCCTCGGCCCACCCCCTGCCGCGCGAGCCGCAGTCCCAGCTGCCCGATAGCAGCGACACGCTGGGAATGTCGTacccgcccggcggcggcgacggcggcaacgttGAGCCAGGATTTGAGATTGAGGGCGGCTGGGGCCGTGACGAGGCCGTGGGCCTGCTTCGCCGTTTCTACGTTCAGGAGAATGGGCGTG CCCCTGTGCCTCGCAAGAAAGaggggcgcgccgcccgcttgGCTGCTATGATGGAAAAGGATGGTAATGTTTCTTCTTCGACTTTGGGGGAGGGTGCCGCCGAATCgccggacggcgacgcggttgGCTACGAGTCCCTCGGCGACTCTAATAAGGAAAACGAAGATCAcctgggcgatgatgacatttacgaggacgacggcgactaCCTCGGTATGATGGCTGGCGGGATGGCGCGCCACAACGCGGGCATGGGCATGTGA
- the TAD2 gene encoding tRNA(adenine34) deaminase, variant 2 (COG:F~EggNog:ENOG503P0YP): protein MARVGQQLAAAARRLFCLHTPGGDRDDEATRSSHNHKRDPVTHANADSSQTTTTAATTLLPSSSAPANHTTTPSTTITTTATSTAHAAAQSDPIQHQPHRSVTTAAGQSVDNDTMADYRDDDDHNKENAPPGASSSARRAPRGVADITPVLGELSLGKQGDDKLAPKVTRPLDNDPEAVRVREQNQFFINEALEMARLALRTNETPVGCVLVHEGKIIAKGMNATNVTRNGTRHAELMAISSLLSTPSPTGPKTTSLKPWIPPKPEEAEKDKKPAADGEAKVETKEPVDTAKAPVDIAKTPIDTAKPPVNTGKTPIDTANASADVDTENDANNADAPPDDAGGKKAPSVSSEQRRPDEGNEDGSKGHLYPYGQRFVGFERVDPKIISECVLYVTVEPCVMCASLLRQFGIKKVYFGAVNDKFGGTGGVFSIHANSLPVSEDGQTASAHPLPREPQSQLPDSSDTLGMSYPPGGGDGGNVEPGFEIEGGWGRDEAVGLLRRFYVQENGRGE from the exons ATGGCCCGCGTCGGCCaacagctggcggcggccgcccgtcgcctgtTCTGCCTGCACACGCCAGGTGGCGacagggacgacgaggccacgcGAAGCAGCCATAACCACAAACGGGACCCCGTCACGCATGCAAACGCCGACTCCTCGCAAACAacaaccaccgccgccaccacccttcttccctcctcgtccgccccaGCAAACCACACGACAACACCAtcaaccaccatcaccaccaccgcaacCAGCACCGCtcacgcagcagcacagaGCGATCCCATACAGCACCAGCCCCATCGAAGCGTGACGACCGCAGCGGGTCAGAGCGTAGACAacgacaccatggccgactaccgtgacgacgacgatcacAACAAGGAGAATGCGCCCCCCGGTGCTTCCTCTTCTGCCAGACGAGCCCCTCGCGGGGTGGCGGACATCACCCCCGTCCTGGGAGAGCTGAGCCTCGGAAAGCAAGGCGACGACAAGCTCGCGCCCAAGGTCACCCGACCTCTCGACAACGACCCTGAGGCTGTCCGCGTGCGCGAGCAGAACCAGTTCTTCATCAACGAGGCCCTCGAAATG GCCCGACTCGCCCTTCGCACCAACGAGACCCCCGTCGGGTGtgtcctcgtccacgaggGCAAGATCATCGCCAAGGGAATGAACGCCACCAACGTGACGCGCAACGGCACGCGCCATGCCGAGCTCATGGCCATCTCGTCGCTGCTCTCGACCCCGAGCCCTACTGGCCCCAAGACCACGTCTCTGAAGCCGTGGATCCCGCCTAAGCCGGAGGAGGCagagaaggacaagaagccggccgccgatggcgaggcaAAGGTTGAAACGAAGGAGCCTGTCGACACTGCAAAGGCACCTGTCGACATTGCAAAGACTCCCATCGATACTGCAAAGCCACCTGTCAACACTGGAAAGACTCCCATCGACACCGCGAATGCCTCTGCGGATGTTGACACTGAAAATGATGCCAATAACGCAGACGCGCCTCCTGACGACGCCGGAGGCAAAAAGGCGCCCTCCGTCTCGTCAGAGCAACGCCGACCCGACGAGGGCAACGAAGACGGCAGCAAGGGTCATCTCTACCCGTATGGACAGAGATTCGTCGGCTTTGAACGCGTCGATCCCAAGATTATTAGCGAGTGCGTTCTCTACGTGACCGTCGAGCCATGCGTCATGTGTGCGTCTCTCCTCCGCCAGTTCGGCATCAAAAAGGTATACTTTGGCGCCGTCAACGACAAGttcggcggcacgggcggtGTCTTCAGCATCCACGCCAACTCGCTCCCGGTCAGTGAGGACGGTCAGACCGCCTCGGCCCACCCCCTGCCGCGCGAGCCGCAGTCCCAGCTGCCCGATAGCAGCGACACGCTGGGAATGTCGTacccgcccggcggcggcgacggcggcaacgttGAGCCAGGATTTGAGATTGAGGGCGGCTGGGGCCGTGACGAGGCCGTGGGCCTGCTTCGCCGTTTCTACGTTCAGGAGAATGGGCGTGGTGAGTAG